In a single window of the Papaver somniferum cultivar HN1 chromosome 8, ASM357369v1, whole genome shotgun sequence genome:
- the LOC113305782 gene encoding uncharacterized protein LOC113305782 has product MCREATGRQEGKKLAEVMQEDGLSPLSRNLLTQPFPRKCSLPTFTTPFTGIGDAIENLRTYRMTLNQWGHYDVVMCRFFPASLKDNALMWFKFFPKRSVKSFAHLSELFLETYIHNSRVKPEIDMLFQLARGPNESLSSLVNRWRKLCVEIGKVPEAYAISGFKNSLRKTYPIFVRMYETMPPCLGKLREIQEDYVALEELQYGTFDKLVKGTNRGANVVEPQNPQTPAQGAGRPNNGSTQFDKHQSGGWKGQDQGPAK; this is encoded by the coding sequence ATGTGCAGAGAGGCCACAGGGAGACAAGAAGGCAAAAAGTTGGCAGAAGTAATGCAGGAGGATGGACTATCCCCCTTGTCTAGAAATTTACTAACgcaaccatttccaaggaagTGTTCGCTCCCGACGTTCACAACCCCATTTACTGGGATTGGGGATGCAATCGAGAACCTCAGAACTTACCGCATGACGCTAAACCAGTGGGGTCATTACGATGTGGTGATGTGTAGGTTCTTCCCAGCGAGTCTAAAAGACAATGCCCTAATGTGgttcaaattttttccaaaacgaTCGGTTAAGTCGTTTGCTCACCTATCTGAGCTGTTCTTAGAAACATACATTCATAACAGCAGAGTCAAACCGGAGATCGACATGCTGTTCCAGTTAGCTCGGGGACCAAATGAGTCACTCAGCTCTCTGGTAAATCGCTGGAGAAAATTATGTGTCGAGATCGGAAAAGTCCCAGAGGCCTACGCGATCTCGGGCTTCAAAAACAGTCTGAGAAAGACATACCCAATATTTGTCCGCATGTATGAAACCATGCCACCATGCCTAGGAAAACTGAGAGAAATTCAGGAGGACTACGTAGCCCTTGAGGAACTCCAATACGGAACCTTTGACAAACTAGTCAAGGGAACCAATAGAGGGGCCAATGTGGTAGAACCGCAGAATCCTCAGACGCCAGCCCAAGGAGCAGGGCGACCCAACAACGGGTCCACTCAATTCGATAAACATCAAAGTGGAGGATGGAAAGGGCAAGATCAAGGCCCAGCAAAATAA